A portion of the Enterobacter sp. SA187 genome contains these proteins:
- the fliQ gene encoding flagellar biosynthesis protein FliQ, with product MTPESVMMMGTEAMKIALALAAPLLLVSLVTGLVISILQAATQINEMTLSFIPKIIAVVVAIVVAGPWMLNLLLDYMRGLFNNIPYIIG from the coding sequence ATGACGCCTGAATCGGTCATGATGATGGGCACCGAGGCGATGAAAATCGCCCTTGCCCTGGCTGCGCCGCTGCTGCTGGTTTCGCTGGTTACCGGTCTTGTGATCAGCATTTTGCAGGCGGCAACGCAGATTAACGAAATGACGCTGTCGTTCATTCCAAAAATCATCGCGGTGGTGGTGGCTATCGTGGTGGCCGGGCCGTGGATGCTGAATTTACTGCTCGACTATATGCGCGGTCTGTTTAATAACATCCCGTACATCATCGGATAA
- the fliR gene encoding flagellar biosynthetic protein FliR: MLHVTSDQWLHWLSMYFWPLLRVLALISTAPILSERTVPKRVKLGLGLVITFVIAPSLPANDVTIFSANALWLALQQILIGIALGFTMQFAFAAIRTAGELIGLQMGLSFATFFDPASNLNMPVLARFMDLLALLLFLTFDGHLWLISMLVDTFHTLPVGNNPINTNAFLALARAGGLIFINGLMLALPVITMLLTLNMSLGLLNRMAPQLSVFSIGFPITLSVGILLMALLMPLIAPFCEHLFSEIFNLLADIVGELPQNTNP, from the coding sequence ATGCTGCACGTCACCAGCGACCAGTGGCTGCACTGGCTAAGTATGTATTTCTGGCCGCTGCTGCGCGTGCTGGCGCTGATCTCAACAGCCCCTATTCTGAGCGAACGCACTGTGCCCAAGCGCGTTAAGCTGGGCCTGGGGCTGGTGATCACCTTTGTGATCGCCCCCTCGCTGCCCGCGAACGACGTCACCATCTTCTCCGCCAATGCCCTATGGCTGGCGCTACAGCAGATTTTAATCGGCATTGCGCTCGGTTTTACCATGCAGTTCGCGTTTGCCGCTATCCGCACCGCAGGGGAGCTTATCGGCCTGCAAATGGGTCTGTCCTTCGCCACCTTCTTTGATCCCGCCAGCAACCTGAATATGCCGGTGCTGGCGCGCTTTATGGATCTGCTGGCGCTGCTGCTGTTTCTGACCTTTGACGGTCATCTGTGGCTGATTTCGATGCTGGTGGATACCTTCCATACGCTGCCGGTGGGCAACAACCCCATTAATACCAACGCGTTTCTTGCGCTGGCACGGGCTGGCGGCCTCATTTTTATCAATGGTCTGATGCTGGCGCTGCCGGTTATCACCATGCTGCTGACGCTCAATATGTCCCTTGGCCTGCTGAACCGTATGGCGCCGCAGCTTTCTGTTTTCTCTATTGGTTTTCCCATCACGCTCAGCGTCGGCATTCTGCTGATGGCTTTACTGATGCCCCTTATCGCGCCCTTCTGCGAACATTTATTCAGCGAAATCTTCAATCTGCTGGCGGATATTGTTGGCGAGCTGCCGCAAAATACTAATCCATAA
- the rcsA gene encoding transcriptional regulator RcsA, producing MSTIIMDLCSYTRLGLTGYLTSRGVKKREINDVQTVDELGSACEALKPAVVFINEDCFIHDQELSLQIKQIINQYPKTMFIVFMAIANIHFDEYLLVRKNLLISSKSIKPESLDDILGGCLNTESKGTGSINLPTLSLSRTESSMLKMWMSGQGTIQISDQMNIKAKTVSSHKGNIKRKIKTHNKQVIYHVVRLTDNVTNGIFVNMR from the coding sequence ATGTCAACGATTATTATGGATTTATGCAGTTATACCAGGTTGGGATTAACCGGATACCTGACAAGCCGGGGAGTAAAAAAGCGAGAAATCAATGATGTACAGACAGTGGATGAGCTTGGATCTGCCTGCGAGGCGCTAAAACCCGCAGTGGTATTTATTAATGAAGACTGCTTTATTCATGACCAGGAACTGAGCCTGCAAATTAAGCAAATCATTAATCAGTATCCGAAAACAATGTTTATCGTGTTTATGGCAATTGCTAATATCCACTTTGATGAATACCTGCTGGTACGCAAAAACTTATTAATTAGTTCAAAATCGATTAAGCCTGAATCTCTGGACGACATCCTCGGTGGTTGTCTGAATACGGAGTCAAAGGGCACGGGTTCCATTAATCTCCCTACACTCTCTTTAAGCCGTACTGAATCCAGTATGCTGAAAATGTGGATGTCCGGGCAGGGAACCATTCAAATATCAGATCAAATGAATATTAAAGCGAAAACGGTATCATCACATAAGGGTAATATTAAAAGAAAAATAAAAACGCATAATAAGCAAGTGATCTATCACGTGGTGCGTCTCACCGATAATGTGACCAACGGTATTTTCGTTAACATGCGGTGA
- the dsrB gene encoding protein DsrB, which yields MKVNDKVTVKTDGGPRRPGVVLAIEPFSEGTMYLVSLEDYPLGIWFFNELGHPDGIFVEKQEQ from the coding sequence ATGAAGGTAAACGATAAGGTTACGGTGAAAACGGACGGGGGTCCTCGCCGTCCGGGAGTGGTTCTGGCCATCGAGCCGTTCAGTGAGGGCACCATGTATCTGGTATCCCTTGAGGACTACCCGTTAGGCATCTGGTTCTTTAATGAACTCGGGCATCCGGACGGGATATTTGTTGAGAAGCAGGAACAGTAA
- a CDS encoding YodD family protein: MKGDHGTKPSGEGEINVDALLAAINEISESNIHRIDSDDGQRVSVDGRDYHTWRELAEAFELDIRDFSASELNR, translated from the coding sequence ATGAAAGGCGATCACGGCACTAAACCTTCTGGCGAAGGTGAAATCAACGTTGACGCTCTGCTGGCCGCCATCAATGAAATCAGCGAAAGCAATATTCATCGTATAGACAGCGATGACGGACAACGGGTGAGCGTTGACGGGCGCGATTATCATACGTGGCGGGAGCTGGCGGAGGCATTTGAGCTGGATATTCGTGATTTTAGCGCATCAGAACTGAACCGCTGA
- a CDS encoding mannosyl-3-phosphoglycerate phosphatase-related protein gives MPALHDPLLIFTDLDGTLLDSHTWDWQPAAEWLSRLGQQQIPVILCSSKTAAEMMALQKSLGLQDLPFIAENGAVIHLDTHWQDHADYPRLINGASHDEVVQVLIRLREQHGFKFTLFSELEDRVLAEVTGLTPTQAGLARLHEASETLIWRDSDERMNAFRSALEGLGLRFMQGARYWHVLDQRGGKDQAVNWLTSQYRQRVGHPHTTIGLGDGPNDAPLLDNVDFAVVVKGLNRDGVTLANDDPDRVYRTTLKGPAGWREGLDHWLGDS, from the coding sequence ATGCCAGCCCTTCACGACCCGCTACTGATTTTCACCGACCTCGATGGCACTCTGCTGGACAGCCATACCTGGGACTGGCAGCCCGCCGCCGAATGGCTGAGCCGCCTTGGACAGCAGCAGATCCCGGTCATTTTATGCAGCAGCAAAACCGCCGCCGAAATGATGGCGTTGCAGAAAAGTCTTGGCTTACAGGATCTACCTTTTATTGCCGAGAACGGCGCGGTGATCCATCTGGATACGCACTGGCAGGATCACGCCGATTACCCGCGACTGATTAACGGTGCGTCCCATGACGAGGTGGTACAGGTTCTGATTCGGTTACGCGAGCAGCATGGCTTCAAATTTACCCTGTTCAGTGAACTGGAAGACCGGGTACTGGCGGAGGTTACCGGCCTGACGCCTACCCAGGCGGGCCTGGCGCGGCTGCACGAGGCTTCTGAGACGTTAATCTGGCGCGACAGTGATGAACGCATGAACGCCTTCCGCAGCGCCCTGGAAGGCCTCGGGCTGCGTTTTATGCAGGGGGCGCGCTACTGGCATGTGCTGGATCAGCGCGGCGGTAAAGACCAGGCCGTAAACTGGCTGACCAGTCAGTACCGCCAGCGCGTTGGTCATCCCCACACCACTATCGGGCTTGGCGATGGCCCCAACGACGCTCCTTTACTGGATAACGTCGATTTTGCGGTAGTGGTGAAAGGCCTTAACCGCGACGGCGTCACGCTCGCTAATGACGATCCAGACCGCGTGTATCGCACGACGTTAAAAGGCCCGGCAGGCTGGCGTGAAGGGCTGGATCACTGGCTTGGCGATTCCTGA